The genomic interval CCATGCACAGCACACAGGTAACCTGGAGCAGAACACAGATCTTACGGAACCCACCGCTTATTGCCATGGGATGTTATAGGGGCTTTTAAATGCATATTCTGTTTCCAGAAAAAGAGTGCTGAGACAcgcatgcataaatatatacatataggtgtgtatgtatgtctttaTTTTGGATTTGGACATCTCCCTGCCAatgtcaggaccgcagagtcgctcactagcttctgcaaaagactcatgactcacctgttcagagttcacctagactctgcatagcgtACACTCTTCAAATGTACTCATTATAaatcgcttttgataaaagcgtctgctaaatataaaatgtaaatggATACTTACTCTTGCTGGCCAATGTGCTACCCGAGCTTTAATGAAGAAAGAATGAACAGTTCATACTGAACTTAATCCACAGACACTAACACAGTATTGAGTCCACTTCAAACCCACGCCCGCGTCCTGATGtgtgttcctcctccccctgggcAGGCGGTCTCCGTGGATGACATGGCGGTGGCGCTCAACACCAGGAAGCTGTGGAGCATGCACGTGCGGGCGCAGTGGAAGGTGTTTGCTGAGGccctgaagtgtgtgtgcggaACAGCCTGCCCGCCGCTGCTGGCCATGCTGcgcagggtgtgtgtgcagctggCCGACCTgtccgccaccaccgccacgctCATCATGAAGTCCCTGCTGGAGCTTgtgctggaggagctgcagcCGTGagtacaccaccaccacgcacgcacgcatgttagggctttgactccgaacttcgttattcgaatatcatttgaatatcaaaaaatgcatcaaaattcaaacaaatattaggcagcccttaatattcaaacctgttatgggcaggccaagagggagagacgtcggagaaccccacgcagtctattcataacaTTGTATGACCACGGAAGatgcagtgaatgaagtattgattagacagtgatttattagaaacctaataaaccgttggaacacgcaagaccggtaaccatagcaacggcgataaacaaaccttgcgaagcacaatccaggtcttactgaaggcatttaatggtcaaaatattattaataaatattcgaatatatttgaatattaatattaataaacaaacaaacttcgaatatgatttttgggcaaaagtcaaagccctaacggACGTGCACGTGTTCATTGACCTTCAGGAATTCAGTGTCAGTACTGCCTTCATTAACAATCATCTGCATCTGTAATTGCTTtaacacacataataataataacaataatggattgaatttatatagcgcttttctagacactctaAGATGCTTTACAGTgcaggggggacctcactaaccaccaccagtgtgtagcactcacttgggtgatgcaaggcagccaatctgcgccagaacgctcaccacacaccacctTGAGGTGGaaagtgagggaattaatgagtcagccaatcaTACAGgtggatgattagggggccagaatGAATGACCCTGGTTGgtccaggacaccggggaaacccctaaTCTTTGCGATAATTGCCCTGGGATcgttttatgacctcagtgagtcaggacctcggttttacgtctcctccgaaggacggcgccttccacagcacagtgtccccgtcactgcactggggcatcagGATTGTGGTtaaggccagagggaagagtgccaccttttggccacccgacaccactcacagcacctggtattcccaggcagtctcccatccaagtactaaccatgGCCGACCATGCTTAAcatccgagatcagacgagatcgggcgtgtccATGGTGgtaacccacgcacacacacacacacacaccatggccaTGTTTTCAATGGAAGTCTGGAACACAGTGGCACAAATATCCAGAAGATTTAGTATTATTCTAGCTGTCTAGTCAACCTGAGGGATATATAAATCAAATTTGTTTGATGAAAAACTTGAAACAACTGAAACGGGATGCCACGTTTCCtaacatgcactcacacaccaatGCATAACGGAGGACCTCCTAGCGTGTGTAAGTGCAGATAAACCCTGCCAGCTGCAGCCCActacatcctgtgtgtgtgttctcagggcTGAGGGCAAGGCGGTGGGCTGGGGCCAGGCCCTGCGGCTGCTCTCCATGCTGGACGCCCTTGTGTCCCAGCGAGCCTGCAAGGGCGCCGTGCTGCACCTCCTCTCCGGCTCGCCGCCGGGCGAGGACCAGCTGGCGGAGCTGTTCCCCTCGCTGCTGGCCCTGCTGGCGCCCCCCACCGACCACgccccgcagcagcagcagcagcagcagcagcagtgcagCGAGCTGGTGGCCACCGTGCTGCAGTCGCTGTGTGACCAGGTGAGGAGACGTGAGCACAGATGTGGGACTCCCCTTCGCTCAGAATGAGGGAAGGGGAGAAGTTGTCATTACTGCTGTTGGCCGTAATGAGAATAGTAGGGCTGTAGTCGACCAAAGTGTGAGAAATAGAAGAATCATCTGTTATCTCTAGATTAACTTAATCGTCCACAGTGCGCTCCACCTGCTAGCCTGAATATCACGTCCGTGCTGTTAGGAGGAAGTCAGTGGGTCTCAGATCCACTCCTGGTCTGACTCCGactcggttagggcagagcttcaCTGGGGACGGGTCACACCTGACCAGACAGTAGACCGCTCAGTAGTATAAATATAGCCTGTCACTCAAAAATAAGGAAGGAAGCCTTCTTTTCACCAAAAGTTGTTTTCTTCCTTAAATCAGCGATGGTCTGACCAATGACAGGTTGGTCGGCCAACTGACCAGAACTCGGCAGCCCTAGAAATTAAATTAGGGTTgtataataagaaaataaactagaactgcaagcagttatgcaggggtccaagaagtgtgcatttcgccggcacaacgcgaagcacgtgttcaaaacgctaccctggacgcctcaccctgactgcccctgacgagctggctgtcgccctgctaGGTTGACTcctccgtcggtgtgtgaatgtgtggaccAATAGTCGTTTAGGATCAAAGCGTCATCAACATCCCCGGAACGTAATGTAATGTGAACGAGTCAGTAAGTCAGTATGCTGTTGTGTCCCCAGGACATCTCCCTGGTGGCCAGTCCCCCCGGGGACGGCTGCGTGGCGGAGGCAGAGCAGCTGGCCAACTCGCTGCCGTGCCGGGAGCTGATGTCCTCGGTGTGTGGCTCCTTCCTGGAGgtcctcgggaccccggagagCAGCCCCCCGCTGCTGCTGACCTGCATCCGCACCCTCATGTTCCTCACGGAGCACGACTACGGCCTCTACCACATCAAGTGGTGAGTGGCCGCCGCGCACCCCCCTGCTGCTGTTTGTGTCTGCATCGCGACCTCTGTTAACTGTTAAGCTCCACATACCATGCTACTTTGGTTCCACCagttttacttttattttgacgGCGTTGGTGCTCTGGTGTCCGTAACCCTTGGTAACGCTGTTGACCTGTGTCCCCAGTGCCCTGAAGAAGCACGGCTCggccctgttctctctcttcaaGCGTCTGGCTTCAGCGTTCAACAAAGACTCTGCCGAGCTGCTCGCCGCTCTGCTCGACTTCCTCAGACAGGTCCTCAGCGCTGAGTCCATGGTGCGCACCAGCCCTGAACCTGGTCTATAAAACAAATGTCAAGACGGGATGGAGAGATGAGGCTTACCCCCTGCTCTGTAATGAGTTCAGTGTCCATCCCCGTGTTGTTCTCAGTCTGTTTAATCAGCGTTCTTGTTCTCTTCATGGCCCAGGTGTGCTGTGGCGAGGAGGGCCAGGGGgcaggggaggagccaggctTTGTCCCGGCCCCACGCTCCGTCACTCTGACTGGCTCAGAGATGAAGGCCCTGCTGCAGTGGGAGgtgtcagacacacacccgcTCACTGCTCTCCAGAAACAGATCTCggtaaggagggggggggggggggggggcctatcattgggccaatttttgccctcaatgactgaagctattggttttagtttggctatgtttattttcagctacaattgttttaagaaaagtaAAGAAATAATACCAAAAGTGatcccatttaaaatgcatcatgagTTTCTACTTTTTATGCAGTTTTACTCCCTAATCAGCATTTTAGCCCTTCATAAGCATTTATATCCAAATTTGAAGATAAAATgaacataccgtgatataataccgttaccgtTTATGCATCAAATGAtaccgtgatatacattttagtccataccatCCAGCCCTACTCTAAACATCTCGTGGGCTCTGTCTGTGATGGGCGGCTGCCCTCATTGACGCTGGGGATATGAATGTgtgaagggctgattatggtcccacgttcatgcaacgcaagggggttacgtaCCCCCTTACAtacttgcggaccctccttgcgtccaccacaagggcccgacgtgcgcctcccaaaaatgctAACCTTCCGtcaaggcgacgcagcagcaagggctgtgattggtccgcttactaaaacccgacgcagaaccataaaggttcagCATTGCGTTGAAGcttctgcgtggtcattgcgttgtgtgaacatggaaccataatcagcccttgagTCGTTTCTACATTTGTGTTTGCGTCCATAGAAGCTGAGTAAGGAGGACGATACTCTAGAGACCATGTTGGACAACGTTGTGTACCTCAGGCAGTCTTTTGACAACGCCACGGACGTACTTCCTGCGGCCGACACTGAGCCCTCTCTGCCCGGTCCAGAGACACTGCTGGCCCAGTTCAACCACAGGTACACAACTGTACTCAGCCGAGGTCATCCACTTATAAACAGCTGCACTCAGCCCAGGTCATGCACTTGTACACATGTGTGCTCTGGGTTCAGACCACACAGGTCTCGGCTACGGCTCTTCCAAACAATTCCTGATGTTACTATAGCAAcaatgtgcctgtttgtgacAACACACAATGTCCTGGGTGATTGCCTTCTTCCAGTGGCTGAACAATAGTCTGTCCGGCAAATTGTCAAAGAAAGAATTATTGGACGTGTCCTACCATTTAAATAAAACACTCAATAGTCATAATgtacaaaaagaaaatgaaagatGCCCTGTGCAGTAGAGGACTTCAGATGTAATGATAGGGTCgtgttttcaataaaataaagctAAGAATAAATGGACCCTAACAATAGGACTGTGTTCCCCTCTAGGACGGTGTTCATCCTCTCAGAGGTTCTGGACGAGCAGCTGAAGGCTCTGTGGTTCTCTCCCTTCCACGCTGACGACATGGATGCAGAGCTGGACATGGTGAGGAAGTGTGGGGGCCCTCCACTTCTCcctatgacgtgtgtgtgtgtgctcgtgtgggTCTAACTCCTCTCCCTGGGGCAGGTGAAGGTGGACCTGATGGGCCTGGCCCAGCAGTGCTGTCCAGGCCTGGACCTGAAGGCCGAGCTGGAGCGCTCCTTCCTGTCCGAGCCCTCGTCCCCCGGCCACACCAAGACCCCCAAAGGCTTCAGGCTGGGCAAGCACAAGCATGAGACCTTCATCACCAGGTACCAgttaggcctgcagcggattcgaattgtatccaaatccgttcggttcgtttaccacagttcggagcattctggagatccgcggatttcggtttcatgaaggcattgccttatgtagcgtattttgcctactgtagcctacgtccgatacaaaagggtgtttaggacccagcggaatgcattctctccagtgctgcccgagccaatgagactgTAACGgtagctgtaataggttgttttctgaagttcaagcgcacgattcctaaatttaaagaaagtaattgatacaattatattctaaatatacgggagataaatacaaatgggtgataagcgggataacggccttcgaggtcgaccggttcgatggaaataatggtcaggtagaggcaactctggcttcatgctgcgctcgtcgccagagttctaagcctcgtcggccgttatcccttacatgttacactcagtgcaccatgttttcaaatgcatttaggggaacatttattgcacaaaaaagccttgcaagttgactgattgcagtcaattaacacattgcaaatagcctgtgggtctcattcatttttgtgtttctcccccaaaccctccgtcaaaaaaaagtctgcctttttactatcacggacatgatcctaatccgaaccgtatccgaaaccgaggcccaaaacggttatctgaaccgaaccgtggacacactgatccgtttcaccactaGTACCAGTCCGGCTCAGTACTTCATCACTTTATTATGTTCTAGCTGCTTTCCTCTAATTTGTTTGACATTTCTTTGTATAATCAATTTGATCAAGTTGTCACAAACTTCATTaatttaaaggtgctgtaggatAATTTAAGAGCTTAATTTGACTGTCGGGTATTGGTGAGGGGATTATGCTGTGAGACTATGTGCTTCTAATTGACTCTGCCTGCCTCTGTACGAGACCGTTTATAGAACATAGACTACTTTAGCTTCGGTCCAATCAATGGCTCTCTTCCCTGATCGTTTCCTGGGAATCCACCTTGCCTGTCAATGACGGGTGCGTTAAATCCAACACTTCTTGATGGCAGATAAGCGTAGGGAGGTTTTATGTTTTGGCTTGCTTTCTAAATCTTGTTCCATCCCTCCACAAccctataaaaaaataatatatgtcTATATGAGTCAATTTCACCGGTGGTCCGAGACTCAAAACGTGCTCCTGTGTTTCAGCGGGAAGTCTGACTACGTGGAGCCCGCCAAGCGCGCCCACATCATGGCGGCCCCCCGGGGTCGAGGGGGCCGCGGGGGCTTCGGCCAGGGCCTCTGTCGCCCCCACGACATCTTCCGCCAGCGCAAGCAAAACACGTCGCGGCCCCCTAGCATGCACGTGGACGACTTTGTGGCGGCGGAGTTCAAGGACATCGCCACGCCCCTGGGGCTGCTGCCGCCCAAGCGGCCCCCCAAGACCTCCCCCAAGCCCCCCACAAGGGGCCTGTTCACCGGTAACCGGGGCAGGGCCACCTTCCACAGCCAGACCCGCTTCTTCACCCCCCCACAGCCCAAGGGGGTCCTGCTCTCCGGTACGTGATGCTCACACATTCAGATCCTTCATCTCCAGGTATCTACCGCTCAGCGATGACGTCACCGACATTATCCCAAATGGTTCTATCAGGGATTAATCTAAACCAGGAAAGAGGGGCGCTGCGCCTCCTTGTTTCAACCCAGCGCCTCCTTGTCGAAAattttaaattacttaaaatctcccggaatggagagcgagcgagcaagaccgcgcacaggagacagacgtgctcctaaccgcgttcgcatctgtgtagcgagcgcgcagcacaacagagagggaTCTAGAAACTGTGCATGAGGCAGTGTGCACGTGAGCCTCAGGCGCCTCCTGATTGGCCTGGATCGGTAAGTCAACCAATCAGTTTACAGTGTAGGCGGGCTTTTATCTCTTCTCCCGATCCAAATTTATCAGTTCAGTGAATCTGAGAGTgtctgagaagaaagaaaatatagcgTTTGGTGACTTAGCTtacagtgtttttaaaatgtcgtGCCGCGGGGTGAAGAAAAGCAAGGATTGTCTTGCAAATTTTCAagacaatccccccccccccccccccccccgtcaacaatcctctgcctagggcccccacactccctagaatcgcccctacCCTCGCCATTGATGTTTTCCCCCTTGTGaattttttctagaaaaaccccTGGTTCTATGGTTAATACGTTTAATGACTTCCTGTCCTGTGGTTATGAGTCATCTGCGGACGGGCCAATAGAGGAGGGGTAACATCTCACTGCCGTCCCAGCAGGGAACTACCCCCGtcgagagggaggagggcggggctcGTCGTGGAGCGCCCAGCTGCAGGCTGTCACTCACAGAGGAACCTATAGCGAACCCCGCGGAGGACAGAGTAACTTCACCCGCGGCCCACTCCCGTCCCGACAGCCCCCTGCAGGTAGTGTGtacccccccaaacacacacacacacgcacacacacgcacacccccaaacacacacacacacagacacacaaacacacaaacacactcccaaacACATGGATGACACACCCCATGCACAGGCATACAGACCAACCCCAGtcacacatactcacagaaACCACATGACGTCATCTGCCATCAATGCTGATCTGAATGTGTGTTAAGAaccgtgtgtgtctctttccaCTAGGCGCGTACCGCCTGGCTCCTAGAGACAGAGCTCCACGAGGCCGCGGGGGCACTGGCCTCTCTTGGCTcagtgctggaggaggaggaggaggacaaggaggaggaggtggtgggggaggaggacaaggaggaggaggaggtggtgggggaggaggacaaggaggaggacaaggtggggggggaggaggtgggcagggaggaggtggaggcgcaggaggaagaggatctcAAGGGAGTAAGTTCagcgggggaggtggtggtggcggcggccggGGACGCCACGTGCGCTCCTTCACCAGGTGAACCCAGACAGACAATGCCCGACTGTGGAGGCTTTAAACGGACCAAACCAAGCACCCTTCCCACCGGCCGCCTGGAGACCAGGCTTTGGTGGATTGTGATACAGTGACTGTTGAACGAACTTATtttttgtgttaatgtgtgagGAATAAAGGTTGTTACTGGACTTACTTCAAGTTTTGTGTGGACCTTTTAGTGCATTGGTGCGCgagcaacacaacaaaatacatgCAACTTTTGTTAGTAATTGTTTGTCAAAAAACACAATTTATGAGTTACAAGCTTTATTGGGATGGGatgttattaaatatataaaaaatacaggTTCAGTTAGATGGATGGAAAAATTCTGAGTAGATCAAAACAAGCCAAGCTGGTTGAAATTACATTATGCCTCCTCCAGGAAGTCGCAGTTAACAGCAGCTCTGGCATTCTTAGTCATTCAATAAATTATTGCATCTGCCATTTAATTGCATTATATATTCATCACAGATTGAAGACGACATGAAACATTTGTTAAATCAAAAGATAATTTCCTGAAATACATATTTGATCATGTCAATAACAAATCGTTCAAAATGATCATTACGAACCATCCCTAATACAGTGTCTATTCCTGCCCTAATATCAGGTATCATCACCAGGACATATGTCTTATCACAACATCAACACGTCCTTTCACTCTTTTACTCAACCTTTGGCATGAAAGGAGTCCGTATTGAGTTTAATGCAGAACCAATTCTaaaacacccaaaacaaacTTCCCAGCCTAACTCATCACTTCATTGCTGTTACTGTAGGGCTCTAGTCCCTCCGAGTGCGCTTAGATGATGGTCACTTCGCGGTTCTTCTTCTTGATGCAGTCCAGGGTGACACTGCGGGGGCTGGTCTCGGCCGGTTCCTCTCCCATCAGGGGAGAATGGGGTGTGCTCAAGGCACCTCCACACTGGCCAGAAGACGCTGACTGATAGGCGCCTTGTGAGAATCCCTCCAACTGCTGGTGTCTTATTGGCTCTTCCCTGTGGAGCTCCCACCAGATTGGCTGAGGGTCTTCCTGATGCTGGATGGTGGTTGGCTGTTCAGCCGGGATCTGGCTCCTGGTTGGCTGTTCAGCTGGGATCTGGCTCCTGGTTGGCTGGAGGTCTCTGAGGAGCTCTAAGAGCTCTCTTTTTTCCAGCTCTGCTTCTGCCAACTCTCGTCTCCTGAGACGCTCTGACCCCAGCAGGGCGCGCACGTCACACATCACCCGCGCTAACTGGCCCTGCATTGAGAACATTATGAGGGGATTGTTAGTGGCATTACTAATCAACTGCATTGTCCCAGGTCTCTAACAACGCTGTTAAGACATCTCAACCTCCCCCTGAATACTGTTGCTAGAGCTTTAactaagggttagggtttctAAGAGAGAAAACCACATTACTCAAATGGTTAAGATTACATTTAAAAAGTTATATTTTCCACGTTTtgcatgttttttctttctgtaaCATGGCCTTCTGTTGGAGGTTATCTATTGGATGACACTAAATAAACCTTCATCAAGGACCATGCGGTCACCTTGAGCTCCTCCACGTCGTTCTTCAACTGGGACTCCTTCTGCACCATGTGTCTCCTCTGGGAGTCCAGGCGAGACTCCATCTCTCGCCTTACCTCGTCCACCTGGCTCAACATCTCCGCCCTCCACAAAACATTTTAGGGGGAGTTATCTCCACAAGCAAAATCCTCACATCGTGTTATAGAAGCAAATTAACTTAAGCTATTCCTCATAAAATACACACCTGAGCATCTCCACCTCGGTGCGCAGCTCTGCCACGCAgttgtgctgtgattggtcaacgGACAGAAGGGTGTGGCCACAGCCATTGGGACACTCCCTGCTGCGGAACATGCACTCTGACAGGTGAGCCTCCAAGCCACGCCTCTCCACCTGCACCGGACACCCTGGGAAGAACAGGTGAGAGCACAACTACATCAGAGTTTAAACACATAATCACCTCACATATAAGAATAAATCCACTGAGAGGCAATTGCATTAGGGAAGTTAGTTTATGCATATGtgttacataaacacacaaaatataaagaaaacacaaaacagcacTGCATTGAACAACAATGTAATGATCAAACAGCCTCAGCCTTTTATTCTTTATCAATCATAGCTAGTACTAACGTCAGTAAGGCAAATTAAATCATTACGAAATGTTATTGGGAAAGACATTACTAAACCTTACCAATCAAACTGAAAACACTGCAAAACAAACCGAACACTGCATGCTCTTACTCCTCAGGTATACGTACCACAATAATAACATATGTACTCTCCACCTGTCAAGTACAGGTGTCACATGTTATGTGTAAACAAATATCGCCCACATATCCACATATCAATTTAGGCAGGGTAAATTAACAATGGTAAGGGGAGCCAGAACTAGGTCAGTGGATTGGTTGTAGTGAAACCGTTCTAAGCATGCGGGTAATACAGCCATGACAACAGATCAGCAGCACCAGCGACTGACGGATATCCTAATCCAATCATTTTCGTTTCAAATCCTGATATAACACTGTTTAAACTAGAAAACCCtttaaatatacacacatccacagataATAAACCTTTTGAGTTTGATACACTTTTTGATTGTTCACACAATACAACGATAAATTATTAGATAATACAGAAAATGCTAGAATTCAAACCGATGATTGAATGTATTCATGAACTTGAGCATATGCTCTTTTCATGCCCAATACACATACATTAGACACATTTGTCAGAGAGTGTAAGAGACATTAATTTCAATGAATGGTATTGAACTATGTTTCCTCCTTTCAATGTCCGCCAGGTGAGCTGTGAGTGGAGAGCTACAACAGGTGAGAGTGAAGGCCCGTACCTGTGTTCCGACACGCCATGTAGGCGAACTCACACTCCTCctcgtgtgtgtgcagggtctCCAGGGGGCACACCGTCTCACAGCCCTGGCCTGCATTCACACACCGGATCTGCAGGCGGCCCAGGTCGTTCCTCATGTACCTGATGTTCACCATACACATTTTAACAAACAGCCGatgttcaccacacacacattaacaaacaggtgatgttcaccacacacacattaactaaCAGCTGatgttcaccacacacacattaacaaacagctaatgttcaccacacacacattaaaaaacaGCCGatgttcaccacacacacattaacaaacagCCGATGTTCAccatacacacattaacaaacagGTTACGTTcaccatacacacagagagtgaTGGTTAATATTCACTAACACACAGAAAGTATTCATTAATATTCACCATACACACAGAAAGTATTCATTAATATTCACCATATACATAGAAAACAATGTGTAATATGCACAATACACATAGAAGGTTAGAGGTAATATTCAACATGCAAACATAACAAAAGAAAGCcaggaagaagaaagaaagaaagaaagaaagaaagaaagaaagaaagaaagaaagaaagaaagaaagaaagaaagaaagaaagaaagaaagaaagaaagaaagaaagagtaaAGACAGAAAAGGGAGACCTCACAGTaacagagatagatagaggagACCACACAGTAACAGAGATAGAGGAGACCTCACAGTAACAGAGATAGAGGAGACCACACAGTaacagagatagatagaggagACCACACAGTAACAGAGATAGAGGAGACCACACAGTaacagagatagatagaggagACCACACAGTaacagagatagatagaggagACCTCACAGTAACAGAGAGATAGGAGATCTCACAGTaacagagatagatagaggagACCACACAGTAACAGAGATAGAGGAGACCAACCATTAACAGAGATAGACGGAGGAGACCTCACagtgacagagatagagagaggagaccaCACAGTAACAGAGATAGATAGGAGACCACACAGTaacagagatagatagaggagACCACACAGTaacagag from Gadus morhua chromosome 11, gadMor3.0, whole genome shotgun sequence carries:
- the rnf41l gene encoding RING finger protein 151, with the translated sequence MGFDLERFVGYVNDGLLCCVCRDVLERPLQAPCEHAYCSACISSWLLHHHSCPEDRTPLDVGSLKPLYRYMRNDLGRLQIRCVNAGQGCETVCPLETLHTHEEECEFAYMACRNTGCPVQVERRGLEAHLSECMFRSRECPNGCGHTLLSVDQSQHNCVAELRTEVEMLRAEMLSQVDEVRREMESRLDSQRRHMVQKESQLKNDVEELKGQLARVMCDVRALLGSERLRRRELAEAELEKRELLELLRDLQPTRSQIPAEQPTRSQIPAEQPTTIQHQEDPQPIWWELHREEPIRHQQLEGFSQGAYQSASSGQCGGALSTPHSPLMGEEPAETSPRSVTLDCIKKKNREVTII